One genomic window of Elusimicrobiota bacterium includes the following:
- a CDS encoding DUF362 domain-containing protein, translated as MNIKNNKLVSLVQGEDRKQNIKNCLTLIKKDLSDLEKAKKILIKPNLTALEPDFANTSVESVETVIEFIRNIYPDKEIFVGESSATAFYKGLSTEKVFEMYDYYRLEKKYSKVKLIHFDDDKDFLAVPIESVVGDRHLHVTKRVNDFDYKISLAIPKTHNFAIATFGIKNMADLVQPKEMSMIHGMKGGVEIDAPKTLLDRLPPGTVSKARRALPHWLINFLFKSYPAYRKSVKMIHRNIAAIAKVTWPNLVILDGWDCMEGDGPIDGEAVRMKIAIASADPLKADGLAARVIGFEPQEIGYLNYLHNDGMGDYSVDNLTGANIEKIKRTFKRHGTYDIQCEWK; from the coding sequence ATGAATATAAAAAACAACAAACTCGTATCGCTTGTTCAAGGTGAAGACAGAAAACAAAACATAAAAAATTGCCTGACCCTCATAAAAAAAGACCTCTCTGATTTAGAAAAAGCCAAAAAAATCTTAATCAAACCAAACCTCACGGCGTTAGAACCCGATTTTGCAAATACCAGCGTTGAAAGCGTTGAAACTGTAATTGAATTTATCCGCAATATATACCCGGACAAGGAAATTTTTGTTGGGGAAAGCAGCGCCACTGCATTTTATAAAGGGCTTTCTACGGAAAAAGTATTTGAAATGTATGACTATTACAGGCTGGAAAAAAAATATAGTAAAGTAAAATTAATACATTTTGACGATGACAAGGATTTTTTAGCTGTCCCGATTGAATCGGTAGTCGGCGACCGGCATTTACACGTAACAAAAAGAGTCAATGACTTTGATTATAAAATATCTTTGGCCATACCAAAGACTCATAACTTCGCAATAGCTACATTCGGAATAAAAAATATGGCAGACCTGGTCCAGCCCAAAGAGATGTCCATGATCCACGGAATGAAAGGCGGGGTGGAAATTGACGCCCCAAAAACACTATTGGACAGGCTGCCTCCGGGGACTGTATCCAAAGCCCGAAGGGCATTGCCTCACTGGCTGATAAATTTCTTATTTAAATCATATCCCGCTTATAGAAAAAGCGTTAAAATGATCCATAGGAATATTGCCGCTATCGCGAAAGTAACCTGGCCGAACCTGGTTATACTTGACGGCTGGGATTGCATGGAGGGCGACGGGCCTATTGACGGCGAAGCTGTCCGCATGAAGATAGCGATTGCATCCGCCGACCCATTAAAAGCTGACGGGCTTGCCGCAAGAGTGATTGGTTTTGAACCGCAGGAAATCGGGTATTTGAATTATTTGCATAACGACGGCATGGGCGATTATTCTGTTGATAATTTAACGGGCGCTAACATCGAAAAAATAAAAAGAACCTTTAAACGGCACGGAACGTACGACATTCAGTGCGAATGGAAATAG